Below is a window of Cytophaga hutchinsonii ATCC 33406 DNA.
CGCTGGATCAGGGCCTAGATATTTACCTCAATGATTATTATACCAAAGCATATGTTCGCCACCTGGTGCACAACAATGAAATGCTGGGTGCGCAGATAGCAACAATACAGAATATTTCGTTTTACCTGTGGCTCATGCGTGAAGCGCGTAAGCAGATCGTAGCGGGCACGTTCCGGGAATGGAAAGAACGTATGGTAAAACAATGCATGCAACGTTTATAAAAACTGGTTGTGAAAAAACTCGATCTCTATATCATTAAGAAGTTCCTGGTAACATACTTCTTTGTTGTACTCATGTTTATGCTGGTCATCACTGTTATTGATATAACAGAGAAGATGGAAGATTTCATGAAACACAAACTCAGTATATGGTTTATACTGGTGGAATATTATTTCGCCTTTATTCCCTATATGGCCAATCTGCTGAGTCCGATCACTATTTTTATTGCCACCATATTTGTTACCGCGAATCTGGCGGCCCGTACGGAGATCATTGCCATGCTCAGCAGCGGGATGAGTCTGACACGGATCATGTATCCGTACCTGATCGGTTCTATCCTGATTGCCTTCATGGTATTTTACATGAGCGGCTGGCTGATTCCGCATGGAAACAAGAAACGGGTGGATTTTGAAAAGAAATACATTAAGAGTACATTTTTTTATGAAGGAAGAAATGTACATATGAAAACCGCGCCGACTACCTATGTATATATAGAAAGCTACAACAGCGAGATCAATGTCGGATACCAGTTTACACTGGAAACCATTATTGATAACCGTCTGGTAAGTAAACTTAAAGCGGCCCGCATGAACTGGAACGACAGTACAAAAAAATGGCGCATGGAAGAATATTTTATCCGCCGCTTTACAGAGGACGGTAAGGAAGAAGTATTTAAAGGGAGAGGGCTGGATACGGCATTAACCATTACACCGAAAGATTTCGAAGATACGTATATGCTTTTTGAAACATATGATATGGGCGAACTGAATAATCAGATTGCACTGCTGGAAGCACGCGGTTCAGAAAATATCAGTACCTACATAACTGAAAAATATCAGCGGTACACGTATCCTTTTTCCGTGATCATCTTAACCCTGATCGGAGTGATCGCATCTTCGCGTAAGTCAAGAGAAGGCGCCGGCTTAACCATTGCATTTGGTTTCCTGCTGGCATTCGTTTACATTATTTTTATGATTACGAGCCGCAGTCTGGCTAATGTCGGCGGTATTGGCCCCTTGTTCGCTTCGTGGATACCAAACATTGTCTTTATTGTGATCGGTTTGATTATGTACCGCAGGGTGCCGAAATAAATAAACCGTCAGCCGCCGTTATTGGTGTTTAGTGAGCCTGAAATCTAAGTTTTACGCGGATTGTCACCCGGGTGTCACCGGCAAACAGACGGATAGATAAATAAAATAGTATACATACATTTGACAAATACCCATATGCCCGAATTAGCAAAACCTGAATTTGTTTCAGTAGATCATTTAAAAAGTGTTACCGACAGCATTATTTCATATCTGCCTACACTGGCGTATAGTTTAGCCGTTCTGTTTGTTGGCTTCTGGTTAGCGAAACGACTGGATAAAGGTTTAGCAAAATATTTTAATAAGCGTAACTACGATGTTTCGCTGGAAGGTTTTATCCGCAGCCTGGTAAGTGTGGGCCTCAAGATCATTATTGTACTTACGTTTGCCGGTATGATCGGTTTGCCCACAACCTCTCTGCTTGCGGTATTTGGTGCTGCGGGTCTGGCGGTAGGTCTGGCACTTCAGGGCTCATTGGCAAACTTTGCTGGTGGCGTGTTAATCCTGATCTTTAAACCGTTCAAAGTAGGCGATGTAATCAGCACACAAGGCGAAACAGGAGAGGTGCAGGAGATTCAGATCTTCAATACGATTTTATTGACACCGGAAAATAAAACGGTTATCCTTGCCAACGGTTCTGTTTCAAACGGAACAATTGTGAATGTAACCCGTCACGGTAATTTAAGAGCAAGCTTACGTATCGCGATTGATTTTTCAGAAGATCTAGACCATGTACGAAGCATTATCATGGGTGTATTACAGAATGAACCCCTGGTTCTAAAAACACCAGAGCCGTCTGTAATTGTAGTAGAATATGCAGAAAGCGCAATTGTATTATCCGTAAGACCGTATGCAAATGTAGCTGATTTTGGTCCGATGCAGACAGCCGTATACGAAAAGATCCGCAAGGAATTCATCGCACACGAAGTTAAAAGCCCGGAAATCAAACGCACATACGTACAACCGTAGGGGCAAATTGCATTTGCCCCTGTTAACATTGCATTTGCCCCTGTTAACATTGCATTTGCCCCTGTTAACATTGCATTTGCCCCTGTTAACATTGCATTTGCCCCTGTTAACATTGCATTCGCCCCTGTTAACATTGCATTTGCCCCTGTTTGCCATTGCATTCGTCCCGTCCAGCGTTTAATTCCGCCATTCCGCCCGCAGGCGAAATGGTCAAATGAAACGCTGGACGGCACGATCGAATACGTATGTGCCGTATCTGCAAAAGTGCAAGTGTGTTTTTCAAACGGGTAGATGTTCTTTTCAAACGGGCGAATGCTGTTTTTCAAACGGGCGAATGCAATTCGCCCATACTGCCTTTTAAATGTTTTCCAGTGACTTTAAACAACTGCACATGAAACACTATGCTTTTCTGCTTCTCACGCTGCTTGCCATATGGGGCTGTACATTTGAAACTCAAACGAAGGAAGAACTTCCGGCAACGGATAAACATGTGGTAGCATCGAAACTTCCTGTAGTGCAGGAGGAAGATTCGATGATCTATGCGGTAAAAGACATTGATCCGGTCTGGCTGCAGGCTGATTTTGATAGTGCGGACGCTGTTATCCTTGATGGCAGTCATGAACTCATGTATGATGTTTCAAAAATGGATACGAAATATACACGTTCAGGCAAACGGAAAGTAACGGATGCACAGCTCACAACCATCAGCGAAAATCTTTCAGGGAAGAATCAGCGCAACTATCTGCCTGCCGATTGTTTTCAGCCGTATCACGGATTCATCTTTTATAAAAAAGGAAAAATAGCCGGCCGGCTTGCTATTTGTTTTTCATGCAGAACGTATTTTTCACAACCGCGAAATTGCGGCAGGATTAATTATGAAGCAACAAAACAAATCTTTCACGAGCTCGGTTTGCCAACCTATGACTGGAACGATAGTTCCGAAGCACAGAACCGTGCGCATAAATACAGCGATTATTTTTAACTGCTGACAATGATTTTTGAACGTATAGAACCAGGTAGATACAACGTATGAAACAGATTTGTTACGGATGTTTTTTGATTGTCTGTATTCTTTTGTCCTGTAAGCCAAGAGATGATGCAGAATCGTTTTATAACATAAAAACAGTTATACCTTTCAGTCATTCTTTTTATACAGATGTACCGCAAGTCAAAGATGCCGATGGGAACATGTATCCGTTTACAAAAATAGAATATGATACCATTGATAAAAATACCTGTTTCAGTTATGACAGTATTCCTGGCAAGGCTGTAACACTGACATTTTTTTCGTTGCTTACCAATGATCAGGTCAATGCGATAAAACCGAAACAGGATACGTGTATCCTGTTTGACACCACTGCTTATTCCCCTTTAATAAAAGGAGATGCCAACGATGTTCTGTCTATGCAAACGGATGAGCTGGACACACTTTTTATTGGCTGCTATTCATCCGGATGCGGCAGCCCCTTTATGACCAAAATGAAAATCTTCCGGGTTGATACAACCTACACAGTAATATGCAGTGATCTCAACGTAATAAAAGAAACAAGCTACACCGTTCCGCAATCCTTATTTAAAGAAGCCTTTGCAGCATACAGGAAAGATTGCCGCAAACTGTTTCCGGAAACAGCTGCGAACGGAAGCCGTATCATATGTATAAGTACAGTCATGACCAGGATGTACGTGCGCAATGGAAATACTTTATATGAATTCCCCCGTTTTTCTCAGTGGGGCGGATACGAAACTTTTTTTAATACGATCAGCCGGAAGGTGGATATTCCGGTTACCGAACAGGAGCCGGAAGACCATACCTGGGATACTATACTGGTGAAGCAAAAAAACAAATAAATGGTACAAAATACATTCAGCGATTTCGACGTATCCGGTTTCTGGGATGATTCAGCTTATTCCATAGAAGAATATGTAGAAGAAACACCAACAGACGCGCTTATTGATTCAATAGAACAGGAACTAGGATATAAGCTTCCGGCTTCTTACATCGAACTTATGAAACAGCATAATGGCGGCACACCTGTCAACTGTTGTTTTCCTGTTACAGAAGAAACATCCGGTACGGAATATCATGTTGAAATTTCCGGAATTATGGGCATCGGCAGATCGAAAACATATTCCTTAGGTGGAAGCTTTGGCAGCCGCTTCATGATTGATGAATGGGGATACCCGGATACCGGAATTTATGTTTGTACCTGTCCTTCTGCCGGACATGAAATGATTCTGCTTGATTATTCCATCTGCGGCCCCAAGGGCGAACCGCAGGTGTTTTATGTGGATCAGGAACGGGAGTATCAAAAA
It encodes the following:
- a CDS encoding LptF/LptG family permease translates to MKKLDLYIIKKFLVTYFFVVLMFMLVITVIDITEKMEDFMKHKLSIWFILVEYYFAFIPYMANLLSPITIFIATIFVTANLAARTEIIAMLSSGMSLTRIMYPYLIGSILIAFMVFYMSGWLIPHGNKKRVDFEKKYIKSTFFYEGRNVHMKTAPTTYVYIESYNSEINVGYQFTLETIIDNRLVSKLKAARMNWNDSTKKWRMEEYFIRRFTEDGKEEVFKGRGLDTALTITPKDFEDTYMLFETYDMGELNNQIALLEARGSENISTYITEKYQRYTYPFSVIILTLIGVIASSRKSREGAGLTIAFGFLLAFVYIIFMITSRSLANVGGIGPLFASWIPNIVFIVIGLIMYRRVPK
- a CDS encoding mechanosensitive ion channel family protein, with protein sequence MPELAKPEFVSVDHLKSVTDSIISYLPTLAYSLAVLFVGFWLAKRLDKGLAKYFNKRNYDVSLEGFIRSLVSVGLKIIIVLTFAGMIGLPTTSLLAVFGAAGLAVGLALQGSLANFAGGVLILIFKPFKVGDVISTQGETGEVQEIQIFNTILLTPENKTVILANGSVSNGTIVNVTRHGNLRASLRIAIDFSEDLDHVRSIIMGVLQNEPLVLKTPEPSVIVVEYAESAIVLSVRPYANVADFGPMQTAVYEKIRKEFIAHEVKSPEIKRTYVQP